A genomic window from Thermovenabulum gondwanense includes:
- the yycH gene encoding two-component system activity regulator YycH, producing MKKDGFNFLVLLLLVCTSLFLSYMTWSQISSGPVKKSFELIENRPVDLEEFLKPSQVIVSFGQNTHTVLNQENPYFEETWGYLKSFTSKINSSVSVTGTANTDKSLQKRGIEFVFDSSLPYSLLKTLLNLNVDTPVLKEDQRIVSVVLAEEDGLSVFLKGESGELFKIGSTKEYGEFTSIVTRIKEAKTPLYTLLPKTNLYIKISKDIYIPLDNLQLPVYSVKSAKNNLQNIAPKFFPDFTLARKIEEKDGAIIFTDGTRGLRIFPKGGLEFTRPLFKEQKTKGNFKDSLTNAANFIASHGGFPKSAYLSSYKINNQSFTFVFRERLNGLPLIKSKDYLVVTVEDNQVTYYYRWLKEGEKIEERITAVSPIKAIDMAVGTKKIKEIYDLYLAYVEKDGFYLPVWVIKTDKGEFYVDARNASEITLTPSGDDV from the coding sequence GTGAAGAAAGACGGATTTAATTTCCTCGTTCTCCTTCTTCTTGTATGCACCAGCCTTTTTCTTTCTTATATGACCTGGTCGCAAATATCCAGCGGCCCTGTCAAAAAAAGCTTTGAACTCATTGAAAACAGGCCTGTAGACTTAGAAGAGTTTTTAAAACCTTCTCAGGTAATTGTGAGCTTTGGCCAGAATACACATACGGTGTTAAATCAGGAAAACCCCTATTTTGAAGAAACATGGGGGTATTTAAAATCCTTTACCAGTAAAATAAATTCTTCGGTTAGCGTAACCGGCACTGCGAATACCGATAAATCTCTACAAAAAAGAGGAATCGAATTTGTATTTGACAGCTCCCTCCCTTATTCTCTTTTAAAGACCCTGTTGAACTTAAATGTGGACACACCGGTACTGAAAGAAGACCAGAGGATAGTTTCGGTGGTGCTGGCGGAAGAGGATGGCCTTTCGGTGTTTTTAAAAGGGGAATCGGGAGAATTATTTAAAATAGGCAGTACAAAGGAATACGGGGAATTTACCTCCATTGTTACAAGGATTAAAGAGGCTAAAACCCCTCTGTATACCCTTCTTCCAAAGACAAACCTTTATATTAAAATATCTAAGGACATTTACATTCCCCTGGATAATCTTCAGTTACCCGTTTACTCCGTAAAATCTGCTAAAAATAACCTGCAAAACATAGCACCAAAGTTTTTTCCGGATTTTACCCTGGCAAGAAAAATAGAAGAAAAGGATGGGGCTATAATTTTCACCGATGGCACGAGAGGGCTGAGAATATTCCCAAAGGGCGGTCTTGAATTTACAAGGCCTCTTTTCAAAGAACAGAAAACTAAAGGAAATTTTAAGGATTCCCTCACCAATGCGGCTAATTTCATTGCCTCCCACGGGGGATTTCCCAAAAGTGCCTACCTCAGCTCTTATAAGATAAACAACCAGTCATTCACCTTTGTATTTCGAGAAAGGCTGAACGGCTTACCCTTGATAAAATCTAAGGATTACCTTGTGGTAACGGTGGAGGATAATCAGGTAACCTACTACTATAGATGGCTTAAGGAAGGAGAAAAGATCGAAGAAAGGATAACCGCGGTTTCGCCCATTAAAGCCATTGACATGGCAGTTGGTACAAAAAAAATAAAGGAAATATACGACCTGTATTTGGCTTATGTGGAAAAGGACGGTTTTTACTTGCCCGTATGGGTTATAAAAACTGACAAAGGGGAATTTTATGTAGATGCGAGAAACGCCTCGGAAATAACGCTAACGCCCTCCGGAGATGATGTTTGA
- the pnpS gene encoding two-component system histidine kinase PnpS, protein MFKSIQMKLVTIYILLILLAMEVVGVYLLQSLERYHIKNFSTYLNGQAQIISNLLSRYLVEEKKVDEIQVIVEGYIKQISPTVECMLVLDDKSTVLASTNEEIYPRGKKILQPELIKASFGQVGEEIRLDSSKGRYDYLAYPIKENNRVVGIVYLISPMESIYETLSEIKTILFTATLIALLITGVLGYSLSKTITGPIQEVTNKAALLAEGNFDQKIEVKSKDEVGKLTEMFNFLAGRLKETLEQISEEKNKMEAIFKNMADGVIALDKEGEVIYVNPAAFKLLEVEEGNSYRVLGKKLKEELKIDIKEEIKSQKDFMAKINDSILKVIIAPMKREEKTAGFILILHDITKEQKLEEMRREFVANVSHELRTPLTTIKSYTETLLDGALNDEEVSMQFLNVINEETDRMTRIVNDLLELSRLDNKEARFNKKAINLSKVLAAAVSKMKVNAKKKGITICENVKEDLPLCYADADKMEQVFQNILSNAIKYTPEGGNITVNLWCESNFVITSIKDTGIGIPREDLPRIFERFYRVDKTRSREFGGTGLGLSIAKEIVKAHEGEIEIKSELGEGTEVTVKIPCIV, encoded by the coding sequence TTGTTTAAAAGTATACAGATGAAACTTGTAACTATATACATACTTTTAATACTCCTTGCCATGGAAGTGGTGGGTGTATATCTTTTACAATCTTTAGAAAGATATCATATAAAGAACTTCTCTACCTATTTGAACGGGCAGGCCCAGATAATCTCCAACCTTCTTTCAAGATACTTAGTAGAAGAGAAGAAGGTAGACGAGATTCAGGTGATTGTGGAAGGATATATAAAACAGATTTCCCCAACTGTAGAGTGTATGCTGGTTCTCGACGACAAATCTACGGTGCTGGCATCCACTAATGAGGAGATTTACCCGAGGGGTAAAAAGATACTCCAGCCGGAGTTGATAAAGGCTTCCTTCGGCCAGGTGGGAGAGGAAATACGGCTGGATTCTTCCAAGGGAAGGTACGATTATCTGGCATATCCCATAAAGGAAAATAACCGGGTGGTGGGGATAGTATATCTAATTTCTCCCATGGAGAGCATTTACGAAACATTGAGCGAAATAAAAACCATACTATTTACGGCCACCTTGATAGCCCTTTTAATTACCGGAGTGCTGGGGTATTCCCTATCAAAAACTATAACCGGGCCAATTCAGGAGGTCACCAACAAGGCAGCCCTTCTTGCCGAGGGGAATTTTGACCAGAAGATAGAAGTAAAATCCAAGGACGAAGTGGGAAAACTCACCGAGATGTTCAACTTCCTGGCGGGAAGGCTTAAGGAAACCTTGGAGCAGATATCCGAAGAAAAAAATAAGATGGAGGCCATATTTAAAAATATGGCGGATGGCGTAATCGCCCTTGATAAAGAGGGGGAGGTAATATACGTAAACCCCGCCGCCTTTAAACTGCTCGAGGTGGAAGAAGGCAATTCCTACCGGGTCTTAGGGAAAAAATTAAAGGAAGAACTGAAGATAGACATTAAGGAAGAAATAAAATCCCAGAAGGATTTTATGGCAAAAATTAACGATTCGATTTTGAAAGTAATCATTGCTCCGATGAAAAGGGAAGAGAAAACCGCAGGGTTTATACTTATCCTTCACGATATTACAAAGGAACAGAAGTTAGAAGAAATGAGAAGGGAATTCGTGGCAAACGTGTCCCACGAACTCAGGACGCCCCTTACCACCATAAAAAGCTATACCGAAACCCTTCTGGATGGGGCTTTAAATGATGAGGAAGTTTCAATGCAGTTTTTGAATGTAATTAACGAGGAAACCGACAGGATGACCCGCATCGTAAACGATCTTCTCGAATTATCCCGGCTCGACAACAAAGAGGCGCGTTTTAATAAAAAGGCTATAAATCTTTCGAAGGTTTTAGCCGCTGCCGTATCAAAAATGAAGGTTAATGCTAAGAAAAAGGGAATTACGATTTGCGAAAACGTAAAAGAGGATTTGCCTCTCTGCTATGCCGATGCGGATAAAATGGAGCAGGTTTTTCAAAATATCCTCTCCAATGCCATAAAATACACTCCTGAAGGTGGAAATATAACGGTAAACCTCTGGTGCGAAAGCAATTTCGTAATAACTTCCATCAAGGATACGGGCATAGGTATACCCCGGGAGGACCTGCCCCGTATTTTTGAAAGATTTTACCGGGTGGATAAGACGAGAAGCAGGGAATTTGGCGGAACCGGCCTTGGCCTTTCTATCGCAAAGGAAATAGTAAAGGCCCATGAGGGAGAAATAGAAATAAAAAGCGAACTCGGCGAAGGAACGGAGGTTACGGTAAAAATCCCCTGTATAGTGTAA
- the yycF gene encoding response regulator YycF: MKNKILVVDDEKPIVDILKYNLSKEGYEVVAAFDGEEAVEIAFSEKPDLILLDIMLPKKDGFTVCKTLREKMTCPIIMLTAKGEEVDKVLGLELGADDYVTKPFSMRELLARIRANLRRISLNGDESSKKVIRVQDLEIDLTSFLVRKKGEPVELTFREFELLKFLANQPGVVFTREKLLEEVWGYEYYGDVRTVDVTIRRLREKIEDDPSDPKYIITKRGIGYYFVK, translated from the coding sequence TTGAAAAATAAAATCCTGGTGGTTGATGACGAAAAACCGATTGTGGATATTTTAAAATACAACCTTTCCAAGGAAGGCTACGAGGTAGTTGCCGCCTTTGACGGAGAAGAAGCCGTGGAAATAGCTTTTTCTGAAAAGCCCGACCTGATACTTCTTGACATAATGCTGCCCAAAAAGGACGGTTTTACCGTTTGCAAAACCCTGAGGGAAAAGATGACATGCCCTATTATCATGCTTACGGCAAAGGGCGAAGAAGTTGACAAGGTTCTCGGCCTTGAGCTGGGGGCTGATGATTATGTCACCAAGCCTTTCAGCATGCGGGAACTTTTAGCAAGGATTAGAGCCAACCTGAGGAGAATTAGTTTGAATGGCGATGAGAGCTCAAAAAAGGTCATCCGGGTTCAGGACCTGGAAATTGACCTCACCAGTTTTCTGGTAAGGAAAAAAGGAGAACCGGTAGAACTGACCTTCAGGGAATTTGAACTTCTTAAATTTCTTGCCAACCAGCCCGGAGTGGTTTTTACAAGGGAAAAACTGCTGGAAGAGGTTTGGGGTTACGAATACTACGGAGATGTTAGGACCGTGGATGTTACCATCAGACGGTTGAGGGAAAAAATTGAAGATGATCCCTCCGACCCAAAATACATAATTACCAAAAGGGGTATTGGATACTATTTTGTAAAATAA
- the dapB gene encoding 4-hydroxy-tetrahydrodipicolinate reductase: MLEALVIGPRGKMGRLIVKSLDAAKNARIAGALAPKGAEYVGKDVGLLCGLGKEIGVKVTDDPESAVRDCNAVIDFTFPEVSIEVLKYAVKYKKALVCGTTGFKKEQREEFLKASEVIPIVFAGNTSILINHVYRILEYLAKNVGEFADIDIVEMHDRYKKDAPSGTSLEMREVLKRILPEKNVNIHSIRGGDVPSTHRIIFNLPGERLELTHHATTFQCFAEGAVRAAEFLLSKEKGFYTMKDVYGIS, translated from the coding sequence ATGCTTGAAGCACTGGTAATAGGACCGAGAGGTAAGATGGGAAGGCTTATCGTGAAATCCCTGGATGCGGCAAAAAATGCCAGGATAGCCGGGGCTCTGGCACCGAAAGGGGCGGAATATGTGGGCAAGGATGTGGGACTTTTATGTGGATTGGGGAAGGAAATAGGTGTTAAGGTGACGGACGACCCGGAAAGCGCTGTAAGGGACTGCAATGCGGTGATAGACTTTACATTTCCGGAAGTTTCTATAGAAGTACTGAAGTATGCGGTAAAATACAAAAAGGCGCTGGTTTGCGGGACAACCGGCTTTAAAAAGGAACAAAGGGAAGAATTTTTAAAGGCATCCGAAGTGATACCCATCGTATTTGCAGGAAATACCTCTATTTTAATCAATCACGTATACAGGATACTGGAATATTTAGCAAAAAATGTGGGTGAATTTGCGGATATCGACATAGTGGAGATGCACGACAGGTATAAAAAGGATGCGCCCAGCGGAACATCCCTCGAGATGCGGGAGGTTCTTAAGAGAATTCTACCCGAAAAAAACGTAAATATTCACTCTATCAGGGGTGGGGATGTGCCCAGCACCCACAGGATAATATTTAATTTGCCCGGGGAGAGGTTAGAGCTGACCCATCACGCCACCACCTTTCAATGTTTTGCCGAGGGTGCGGTTAGGGCGGCAGAATTCCTGCTCTCAAAGGAAAAAGGTTTTTACACTATGAAAGATGTGTACGGTATATCCTGA
- a CDS encoding peptidoglycan DD-metalloendopeptidase family protein, producing MRLRVPSGWKGKNPIFFITPLVIFLLVAVASLRSGAYIITCNGQELGGVKDKAMLEKAKQKLTEKYRGTYGSDIIVEGEFTFLPLRKENVQFLNEEELASKIEKSASLKAKAVAININGKDVAFAKNQEAARQILEDVKKYYVDMVPGELVKVESPDAIKLEEKAVELEKILGDTELKQLLINGTPEFKEYKVAQGDTLWGIAKKNGVSLEKLVEANPHLKSADRLSPGDKIYLEEKKPLLNFTVVKKVTYQKAIPYNTVVEKDSSMWKWDQKVKTEGREGLKELASQVIYKNGVKVDEQVLGEKIIREPVTKVVVRGTKSEVAFRGSGRFLWPITGNITSPYGKRGRDYHEGIDIGAPYGSPVAASNSGVVVFAGRNGAYGNFIIIDHGGGIQTYYAHLSKIMVSEGQRVEKGSVIGRVGSTGRSTGPHLHFEVRVNGATKNPITYLNK from the coding sequence ATGAGGTTAAGGGTCCCTTCCGGGTGGAAAGGCAAAAATCCCATTTTTTTTATTACACCACTGGTGATCTTTTTGCTGGTGGCGGTAGCTTCATTAAGAAGCGGAGCGTACATAATTACCTGTAACGGTCAGGAACTGGGCGGCGTAAAGGATAAAGCGATGCTGGAAAAGGCAAAACAAAAGCTTACCGAAAAGTACAGAGGAACCTACGGCAGCGATATAATAGTTGAAGGGGAATTTACTTTCCTACCTCTGAGGAAGGAAAATGTCCAATTTTTAAATGAAGAAGAATTGGCTTCTAAAATTGAAAAAAGCGCAAGCCTTAAAGCCAAGGCTGTTGCTATAAATATCAACGGCAAGGATGTAGCCTTTGCCAAAAACCAGGAGGCGGCTCGGCAAATCCTTGAGGATGTTAAAAAATATTACGTGGATATGGTACCCGGTGAACTTGTGAAGGTGGAATCACCGGATGCGATTAAATTAGAAGAAAAGGCAGTGGAATTGGAAAAAATTCTGGGGGATACTGAATTAAAGCAGCTGTTAATAAACGGAACCCCGGAATTTAAAGAATACAAAGTGGCTCAGGGAGATACCCTGTGGGGTATAGCAAAGAAAAACGGAGTATCGCTGGAAAAACTGGTGGAAGCAAACCCCCATTTGAAATCGGCAGACCGCCTTTCGCCCGGAGATAAAATTTACTTGGAGGAGAAAAAACCCCTGCTCAACTTTACCGTAGTAAAGAAAGTTACTTATCAAAAGGCAATTCCCTACAATACAGTAGTGGAAAAGGACAGTTCCATGTGGAAGTGGGATCAGAAGGTTAAGACCGAGGGCAGGGAAGGTTTAAAAGAATTAGCTTCCCAGGTTATATATAAAAACGGAGTTAAAGTAGATGAGCAGGTTCTGGGAGAAAAAATAATCAGGGAACCCGTGACAAAGGTTGTGGTAAGGGGGACAAAAAGCGAGGTAGCTTTCCGCGGCAGCGGCCGGTTCCTATGGCCGATAACGGGCAACATCACTTCTCCCTACGGCAAAAGAGGCCGTGATTACCATGAGGGAATAGATATAGGAGCTCCCTACGGATCACCGGTGGCAGCTTCCAACAGCGGCGTTGTGGTCTTTGCCGGAAGAAACGGAGCCTACGGAAATTTTATAATAATAGACCACGGCGGTGGAATTCAAACCTATTACGCCCATCTGAGCAAGATAATGGTATCGGAAGGGCAGAGGGTAGAGAAGGGAAGCGTCATAGGGAGGGTGGGGAGCACCGGGAGGTCTACCGGACCTCATCTGCACTTTGAAGTGAGGGTTAACGGAGCTACCAAAAACCCTATTACCTATCTGAACAAGTAG
- a CDS encoding DMT family transporter, whose protein sequence is MKVRSNKGLFLAILGTVFFSTSPVLTRMVHKIPSQEIAFFRMLLGSLFIFTASRISGVDLTLQKRDIVKFGFYGIITALHFLFYIESVMYTTIAHSLSLVYTAPIMITLLSGIILKEKIPRKKYLGILVVILGVVILAGFEPVLTKKMILGDVFALLSAFCLALYSIAGRRERDAYPLLKYVFWVYFLSALFLFLLSLRNFVMPSALSQWIPLVLLGLLPTTLGHTLYNAGLRYIHPTYANLISTQEVTGGIILGILLLGEVPSLNSIIGILVMFAGLYWVLSDVG, encoded by the coding sequence TTGAAAGTAAGAAGCAACAAGGGGCTTTTTCTTGCGATCCTGGGGACGGTGTTTTTTAGCACAAGCCCCGTTCTGACCAGGATGGTACACAAAATACCTTCCCAGGAAATAGCTTTTTTCAGGATGCTCTTAGGGTCCCTCTTCATATTTACCGCTTCCAGGATTTCCGGGGTAGATCTCACGCTGCAGAAAAGGGATATTGTAAAGTTTGGATTTTACGGAATCATTACCGCCCTGCATTTTCTTTTCTACATAGAGTCGGTGATGTATACGACCATTGCCCACTCCTTGAGCCTTGTATATACTGCGCCCATAATGATTACCCTGCTTTCGGGAATTATTTTAAAAGAAAAGATACCGAGAAAAAAATACTTGGGTATACTGGTGGTTATCTTAGGAGTGGTTATCCTTGCGGGCTTTGAACCGGTGCTGACGAAAAAGATGATCCTGGGGGACGTTTTTGCCCTTTTATCCGCTTTTTGTTTAGCCCTTTATTCCATAGCGGGAAGAAGGGAGAGGGATGCCTATCCCCTTTTAAAATACGTTTTCTGGGTCTACTTTTTATCAGCCCTGTTTTTATTTTTACTTTCCCTCAGGAATTTTGTAATGCCCTCCGCGTTGAGCCAGTGGATTCCTTTGGTACTTCTGGGGCTGTTACCAACCACCTTAGGGCACACTTTGTATAATGCGGGACTCAGGTATATCCATCCCACCTACGCAAACCTCATTTCCACCCAGGAAGTAACGGGAGGGATAATCCTCGGCATATTATTATTAGGGGAGGTACCTTCTCTGAATTCAATAATAGGGATTCTTGTGATGTTCGCCGGGCTTTACTGGGTTCTTTCCGATGTTGGATAA
- a CDS encoding M1 family metallopeptidase, producing the protein MKKRQLFFISLIVIILLFALGCYFFFSSRQPGREALPSVNDIPRYEIEGEFFPDSGVFSGKEMVYYKNNEGEPLKELFFHIYPNAFNKKETAPFTAEEFELAYPEGFSWGGIAITKVLLDGVPAVFKTEGTILAVNLNGELNPDREVKVYIEFKIKLPKSPGRFGYFKDTYNFGNWYPILCVYDKEGWHKDPYYKIGDPFYSDIAYYNFTLYAPSEYILATTGEIVEQKEERGKKKWVVKTGPVRDFAFVMSKEFKIKEAYAGKTRVISYYFKEDEENGKKALEAARKAINYFSEAFGPYIYSTYSVVAADFYMGGMEYPNLVLIDRNLYKDGLMLEYVIAHETAHQWWYGMVGNDEIKEPWLDEAVTEYSTILYFEKHYGKRQGSEIYENFILNPYKFYQMARNTGPIMRHLSEFNDWREYDAAVYKKGAIMLKELEKRISKPKMIKALNVYYHRNFLRNSTVEEFIRAINDTTGTDFRELIFKMLREEKELNLAA; encoded by the coding sequence ATGAAAAAAAGACAACTATTTTTTATATCTCTGATCGTAATTATTTTACTTTTTGCGCTTGGCTGTTATTTCTTTTTTTCATCAAGGCAGCCCGGCCGGGAGGCTCTACCCTCTGTTAACGACATACCAAGATACGAAATTGAAGGTGAATTTTTTCCGGATTCGGGGGTTTTTTCCGGAAAGGAAATGGTATATTATAAAAATAACGAAGGGGAGCCTTTAAAGGAGCTTTTTTTTCATATTTACCCCAATGCCTTTAACAAAAAAGAGACGGCTCCTTTTACCGCTGAAGAATTCGAACTGGCCTATCCCGAGGGTTTTTCCTGGGGAGGAATTGCCATTACCAAAGTTTTATTGGATGGCGTGCCCGCTGTTTTTAAAACCGAGGGAACCATCCTTGCGGTGAATTTGAACGGAGAATTAAATCCCGACCGGGAAGTAAAGGTATACATAGAGTTTAAAATAAAACTTCCAAAAAGTCCCGGCCGTTTTGGATATTTCAAGGATACGTACAATTTCGGCAACTGGTACCCAATCCTTTGCGTTTATGATAAAGAGGGCTGGCACAAAGACCCCTATTATAAAATAGGCGATCCCTTTTACAGCGACATAGCCTATTATAATTTCACCCTTTACGCACCCTCGGAGTACATTCTGGCAACAACGGGAGAGATAGTGGAGCAAAAGGAAGAAAGGGGCAAAAAGAAATGGGTTGTTAAAACCGGTCCCGTAAGAGACTTTGCCTTTGTAATGAGCAAAGAATTTAAAATTAAGGAGGCGTATGCGGGAAAGACCAGGGTAATTTCTTATTATTTTAAAGAAGATGAGGAAAACGGTAAGAAAGCCTTAGAGGCCGCCAGAAAGGCAATAAACTATTTCAGCGAAGCTTTTGGCCCATATATATACAGCACCTATTCCGTTGTGGCTGCGGATTTTTACATGGGTGGGATGGAATACCCAAATCTGGTTCTTATAGATAGAAACCTTTATAAGGACGGGCTCATGCTGGAATACGTAATAGCCCACGAGACGGCCCACCAGTGGTGGTACGGAATGGTAGGAAACGATGAAATAAAGGAACCCTGGCTGGATGAAGCTGTTACGGAATACTCCACAATACTTTATTTTGAAAAGCACTACGGAAAAAGGCAGGGTTCGGAAATTTACGAGAATTTCATCCTGAACCCTTATAAATTTTACCAGATGGCCAGAAATACCGGGCCAATTATGCGACACCTGAGCGAGTTTAACGACTGGAGGGAATACGATGCAGCAGTATATAAAAAAGGGGCTATTATGCTTAAGGAGCTGGAAAAAAGAATAAGCAAGCCCAAAATGATAAAAGCCTTGAATGTCTATTATCACCGAAATTTTTTGAGGAATTCAACGGTCGAGGAATTTATCAGGGCAATAAACGATACTACGGGTACGGATTTCAGGGAGTTGATTTTTAAAATGCTAAGAGAAGAAAAGGAATTAAATCTTGCTGCATGA
- a CDS encoding cobalamin B12-binding domain-containing protein codes for MAGVKRKVLLAPLDPVHDIGLKVIKRGLEKAGHETILLPPDLTHEEVIKAIIENDVDVVLISRTLGYGVAELLARFIDLTEAAGIREKVKIGIGGMAIKPELAAELGFDAGFGPGTTVEEAIAFVEGREYVPVNYTQEKQKVDITEGYTYAFKNKNIESLLLKITDGILDYVKGLSTPGIKRAQIREKILEEKDEKTKDVLRREYASYCDEMIKAFYEKGNLKSKTRFLTQKEIASLKDYVQRTNENLQITRLQHIKENPVVFAQYGTGCPFMDIAHIKVCEAWGADGVVHFDPSWGARTEGFYEGYITHEEDGSVITYENLKGIKDSLLPSTLWQVRAHRGLNTPETVLLAGKIGADLTKINIAYGSLGGGTDPERLTVDAVEAIRYAARFNMPFDVVTNEELCGVPAFKAFAGMLITVMLGIRLGAKPILQPLFCYSPEVMINGRMENNYVDFNAAKIIALRNIIDAPIWCGAPIGFLTQTEDRVQSSLSTALHASLASSLGVDAITIASADEAYSGGPISAASRVDTLRAVQASFRFFGNCSIAPSDNAEKWARELIEGIERVLYRVSTAESFVKALYDGVMGSREDGAYPGRAGQNSTFR; via the coding sequence ATGGCTGGAGTAAAAAGGAAGGTCCTTCTTGCTCCGCTTGACCCGGTCCACGATATAGGCCTTAAAGTAATTAAGAGGGGGCTGGAGAAGGCAGGTCACGAAACCATTCTCCTCCCCCCTGACCTTACTCATGAGGAAGTAATAAAGGCTATAATAGAAAACGATGTGGATGTGGTTCTTATAAGCAGAACCCTGGGTTACGGAGTTGCCGAACTGCTCGCCCGATTTATCGACTTGACCGAGGCAGCAGGCATCAGGGAAAAAGTAAAAATCGGTATAGGAGGCATGGCGATTAAACCTGAACTTGCTGCGGAACTGGGTTTTGATGCGGGATTTGGTCCCGGAACCACCGTGGAAGAAGCGATTGCTTTTGTAGAGGGCAGGGAATACGTGCCCGTAAATTACACCCAGGAGAAGCAAAAGGTAGATATCACCGAAGGTTACACCTATGCTTTTAAAAACAAAAACATTGAAAGCCTGCTTCTTAAGATAACCGATGGTATCTTAGATTACGTTAAAGGCCTTTCTACCCCCGGTATTAAAAGGGCACAGATCCGGGAGAAAATCCTTGAGGAAAAGGATGAAAAAACAAAGGATGTTCTTCGCAGGGAATACGCTTCTTACTGTGATGAGATGATAAAAGCCTTTTACGAAAAAGGCAACTTAAAGAGCAAAACCCGTTTTCTGACACAGAAAGAAATAGCCTCCTTAAAGGATTACGTACAAAGAACCAATGAAAATCTCCAAATTACCAGGCTGCAGCATATAAAGGAAAACCCGGTGGTTTTTGCCCAGTACGGCACCGGCTGCCCCTTTATGGATATTGCCCATATAAAGGTGTGTGAAGCCTGGGGGGCGGATGGAGTTGTACACTTTGACCCTTCCTGGGGAGCGAGAACCGAAGGGTTTTACGAGGGATATATCACCCATGAGGAAGACGGCTCGGTAATTACTTACGAGAATTTAAAAGGAATTAAGGACTCGCTTTTACCCTCCACTCTCTGGCAGGTAAGGGCTCACAGGGGTTTGAACACTCCGGAAACCGTACTTTTGGCGGGTAAAATCGGCGCCGACCTCACCAAAATTAACATTGCCTACGGGTCGCTGGGAGGCGGTACCGATCCCGAAAGGCTGACGGTTGATGCGGTAGAGGCGATAAGATACGCTGCAAGATTTAACATGCCCTTTGATGTGGTGACCAACGAAGAGCTCTGCGGAGTGCCCGCCTTCAAAGCCTTTGCCGGCATGCTCATAACGGTGATGCTGGGCATAAGACTCGGGGCAAAGCCAATCCTTCAACCGCTCTTTTGCTATTCTCCCGAAGTTATGATAAACGGCAGAATGGAAAATAACTACGTGGATTTCAATGCGGCAAAAATTATTGCTTTGAGGAATATAATCGATGCACCCATATGGTGCGGTGCACCCATAGGTTTTCTCACTCAGACCGAAGACAGGGTGCAGTCTTCTCTGAGCACAGCCCTTCATGCATCCTTGGCCTCTTCCTTGGGAGTTGATGCCATTACCATTGCTTCTGCCGACGAAGCGTATTCGGGAGGGCCAATTTCCGCAGCATCGAGGGTTGATACCCTCCGAGCTGTCCAGGCTTCCTTCAGGTTTTTTGGAAACTGCAGTATAGCACCTTCGGATAATGCTGAAAAATGGGCCCGGGAGTTAATTGAAGGTATAGAAAGGGTGCTTTACCGGGTTTCCACGGCGGAAAGCTTTGTTAAAGCTTTATACGACGGGGTGATGGGAAGCAGAGAAGATGGCGCCTATCCCGGCAGGGCCGGTCAAAATTCAACCTTTCGGTAA
- a CDS encoding DUF6917 domain-containing protein, whose product MKDPYKEGMFKNNPYAKKKPVKGIIKVVLDGIYDERGLNLIVQPSRCLLKNEIHELILTTEEVKPGDGVNKIAYLGFFEVTEGSVAVYGDPVKIGGKQVGVIAGYDETHFPNHYNIVVKGTELLSGKDRLLELDMEVEIG is encoded by the coding sequence ATGAAGGATCCCTATAAAGAGGGAATGTTCAAAAACAATCCCTATGCAAAAAAAAAGCCCGTTAAGGGTATCATAAAAGTAGTATTGGATGGAATTTACGATGAAAGGGGGTTAAATTTAATAGTTCAACCCTCCAGGTGTTTGTTAAAAAACGAAATTCACGAACTTATTCTAACTACCGAAGAAGTAAAACCCGGGGACGGAGTAAATAAAATCGCTTACTTGGGTTTTTTTGAGGTAACGGAAGGATCGGTGGCAGTATACGGAGATCCGGTCAAGATAGGTGGAAAACAGGTGGGAGTTATTGCCGGATACGATGAAACCCATTTCCCCAACCACTACAACATCGTGGTGAAGGGAACGGAGCTTTTATCGGGCAAGGATAGACTTTTGGAACTGGATATGGAAGTGGAGATTGGATAA
- a CDS encoding SHOCT domain-containing protein: MWRGCGFFGYGPNFIGRGGFDLFPYWYIMLGVKVVIGIAFIFAAIYLAKLLLNKTYAKGISSAALEILNERYAKGEIDEQEYISRKKKILGY; this comes from the coding sequence ATGTGGAGAGGATGCGGTTTTTTTGGATACGGCCCCAATTTTATCGGTAGAGGCGGTTTTGACCTGTTCCCGTACTGGTATATAATGCTCGGAGTTAAGGTGGTAATAGGCATAGCTTTTATCTTTGCGGCTATTTATTTGGCGAAACTTTTATTAAATAAAACCTATGCCAAAGGTATTTCAAGTGCAGCACTGGAAATATTGAACGAAAGATATGCCAAAGGGGAAATCGACGAACAGGAATACATCAGCAGAAAGAAAAAAATTCTCGGTTATTAA